A single window of Kitasatospora sp. HUAS MG31 DNA harbors:
- a CDS encoding VIT1/CCC1 transporter family protein encodes MSATVTEPETAGQPRIPAPDHHRDVNGGWLRPAVFGAMDGLVSNLALMTGVVGGDVGRGAVILTGLAGLAAGACSMAAGEYTSVASQRELVEAEIEAERLELSRNPHGELAELAQLYVDKGVEPELAYQVAKQLSADPERTLAVHAREELGVDPEDLPSPVVAAASSFACFAVGALLPLLPYLVGASALWPALLVSAAGLFLCGAVVARVTARSWWFSGLRQLVLGGAAAGVTFLLGHLIGGTLS; translated from the coding sequence ATGAGCGCGACCGTCACCGAACCGGAGACCGCAGGCCAGCCGCGGATACCGGCGCCCGACCACCACCGCGACGTCAACGGCGGCTGGCTGCGGCCCGCCGTGTTCGGCGCGATGGACGGCCTGGTCTCCAACCTCGCCCTGATGACCGGCGTGGTCGGCGGTGACGTCGGCCGCGGTGCGGTGATCCTCACCGGCCTGGCCGGTCTGGCCGCCGGCGCCTGCTCGATGGCGGCGGGGGAGTACACCTCGGTCGCCTCCCAGCGGGAGCTGGTGGAGGCGGAGATCGAGGCCGAGCGGCTGGAGCTGAGCCGCAACCCGCACGGCGAGCTGGCCGAGCTGGCGCAGCTGTACGTGGACAAGGGCGTGGAGCCGGAGCTCGCGTACCAGGTGGCGAAGCAGCTGTCGGCGGACCCCGAGCGGACGCTGGCCGTGCACGCCCGGGAGGAGCTGGGCGTGGACCCGGAGGACCTGCCCTCGCCGGTGGTGGCGGCGGCCTCCTCGTTCGCCTGCTTCGCGGTGGGCGCGCTGCTGCCGCTGCTGCCGTACCTGGTCGGGGCGAGCGCGCTCTGGCCGGCGCTGCTGGTCTCGGCCGCGGGCCTGTTCCTGTGCGGCGCGGTGGTGGCCCGGGTGACGGCGCGGTCCTGGTGGTTCAGCGGGCTGCGCCAACTGGTGCTGGGCGGTGCGGCGGCCGGGGTGACCTTCCTGCTGGGGCACCTGATCGGCGGGACCCTGAGCTGA
- a CDS encoding MauE/DoxX family redox-associated membrane protein, which translates to MTSQQATAPRVGCGSLRRAVDGAAGEWIGLAVRLALAVVWGWAGLAKVADPAEAAQAVRAYEILPESLVKPVGWGLPFLELALALLLLIGLGTRIAAAVSAVLLLAFISGIASAWARGISIDCGCFGGGGTVDASKTEYLQEILRDTGFLLLAAWMVHRPRTKFSADAWLAA; encoded by the coding sequence ATGACCAGTCAGCAGGCAACCGCGCCACGCGTTGGCTGTGGTTCGCTGCGCCGGGCGGTGGACGGTGCGGCGGGGGAGTGGATCGGCCTCGCCGTCCGGCTCGCCCTCGCCGTGGTGTGGGGCTGGGCGGGGCTGGCCAAGGTCGCGGATCCGGCCGAGGCCGCCCAGGCCGTCCGGGCGTACGAGATCCTTCCCGAGTCGCTGGTCAAGCCGGTCGGCTGGGGTCTGCCGTTCCTGGAGCTGGCACTCGCCCTGCTGCTCCTGATCGGACTCGGTACCCGTATCGCCGCCGCCGTCTCCGCCGTGCTGCTGCTGGCCTTCATCTCGGGCATCGCCTCGGCCTGGGCGCGCGGCATCTCGATCGACTGCGGCTGCTTCGGCGGCGGCGGCACGGTCGACGCCTCCAAGACCGAGTACCTGCAGGAGATCCTGCGCGACACCGGCTTCCTGCTGCTCGCCGCCTGGATGGTCCACCGGCCGCGGACGAAGTTCTCCGCCGACGCCTGGCTGGCCGCCTAG
- a CDS encoding DsbA family protein, whose protein sequence is MSEKNRDRKRSARERMLQQREADEARARRKKKLIVGGVVVAVIAAAVVTGVVVQNERSKPETPTAAPAGTIGDKNLVIPVGAADSPSVLTVYEDPRCPACDIFEKQFTQTIEQLEDQGKLQGNYHIVSFIDRSLGGNGSKYGANALACAQDVGHFRAYHDVLYKNQPQESDDAFGQKARLIELSQQVPGLDTPAFEACVNDNTYAGWVSAVQQDFDKSGFKSTPTVLLNGTPIYPKKGDEQISPEKLVKWVDEANQGKKLGTTGSPTP, encoded by the coding sequence ATGAGCGAGAAGAACCGAGACCGCAAGCGCAGCGCCCGCGAGCGGATGCTGCAGCAGCGGGAGGCCGACGAGGCCCGCGCCCGCCGCAAGAAGAAGCTGATCGTCGGCGGCGTGGTGGTCGCGGTGATCGCCGCCGCCGTGGTCACCGGCGTCGTGGTGCAGAACGAGCGCTCCAAGCCGGAGACCCCGACCGCGGCCCCGGCCGGCACCATCGGCGACAAGAACCTGGTCATCCCGGTCGGCGCGGCCGACAGCCCGTCCGTGCTCACCGTGTACGAGGACCCGCGCTGCCCGGCCTGCGACATCTTCGAGAAGCAGTTCACCCAGACCATCGAACAGCTCGAGGACCAGGGCAAGCTCCAGGGCAACTACCACATCGTCTCGTTCATCGACCGCTCGCTCGGCGGCAACGGCTCCAAGTACGGCGCCAACGCGCTCGCCTGCGCGCAGGACGTCGGGCACTTCCGCGCGTACCACGACGTGCTCTACAAGAACCAGCCCCAGGAGAGCGACGACGCCTTCGGGCAGAAGGCCAGGCTGATCGAGCTCTCCCAGCAGGTCCCGGGGCTGGACACCCCCGCCTTCGAGGCCTGCGTCAACGACAACACCTACGCCGGCTGGGTCTCCGCGGTGCAGCAGGACTTCGACAAGTCCGGCTTCAAGTCCACCCCGACCGTGCTGCTCAACGGCACCCCGATCTACCCCAAGAAGGGCGACGAGCAGATCAGCCCGGAGAAGCTGGTCAAGTGGGTGGACGAGGCCAACCAGGGCAAGAAGCTCGGCACCACGGGTTCGCCGACGCCGTGA
- the lgt gene encoding prolipoprotein diacylglyceryl transferase: MDIAYIPSPSRGVLYLGPVPLRAYAFCIIIGVVLAVWLGSKRWVARGGGKHTVGDIAVWAVPFGLVGGRLYHVITDNQLYFGEGKHPLDALKIWEGGLGIWGAIAFGAVGAWIGCRRRGVPLPAYADAIAPGIALAQACGRWGNWFNQELYGRPTDLPWGLEITKTLPDGTVVTGTYHPTFLYESLWCVGVALLVIWADRRFTLGHGRAFALYVAAYTVGRFWTEWLRIDEAHVFFGLRLNDWVAILVFLGAVAYLVISARTRPGREDPATIDPAAHAEAAAQGDGKPSDRKSSDGKSADGKPGTSSTDRTAEEPSAGAPSDVLGGAAGSQQAT; this comes from the coding sequence ATGGATATCGCTTACATTCCGAGCCCGTCGCGGGGCGTCCTCTACCTGGGACCCGTTCCGCTGCGCGCCTACGCCTTCTGCATCATCATCGGTGTCGTCCTGGCCGTGTGGCTCGGCAGCAAGCGCTGGGTCGCCCGGGGTGGCGGCAAGCACACGGTCGGCGACATCGCCGTCTGGGCCGTCCCGTTCGGTCTGGTCGGCGGCCGGCTGTACCACGTGATCACCGACAACCAGCTGTACTTCGGCGAGGGCAAGCACCCGCTCGACGCGCTGAAGATCTGGGAGGGCGGCCTCGGGATCTGGGGCGCGATCGCCTTCGGCGCGGTCGGCGCCTGGATCGGCTGCCGCCGCCGCGGCGTCCCGCTGCCCGCGTACGCCGACGCCATCGCGCCCGGCATCGCGCTGGCCCAGGCCTGCGGCCGCTGGGGCAACTGGTTCAACCAGGAGCTGTACGGCCGGCCCACCGACCTGCCCTGGGGCCTGGAGATCACCAAGACCCTGCCGGACGGCACCGTGGTCACCGGCACCTACCACCCGACCTTCCTCTACGAGTCGCTGTGGTGCGTCGGTGTGGCGCTGCTGGTGATCTGGGCCGACCGCCGGTTCACCCTCGGCCACGGCCGGGCGTTCGCGCTGTACGTGGCCGCGTACACGGTGGGCCGGTTCTGGACCGAGTGGCTGCGGATCGACGAGGCGCACGTCTTCTTCGGCCTGCGGCTGAACGACTGGGTCGCGATCCTGGTCTTCCTCGGCGCCGTCGCCTACCTGGTGATCTCGGCGCGGACGCGGCCGGGCCGCGAGGACCCGGCGACCATCGACCCGGCGGCGCACGCCGAGGCCGCGGCGCAGGGCGACGGCAAGCCCTCCGACCGGAAGTCCTCCGACGGCAAGTCCGCCGACGGGAAGCCCGGCACGTCCTCCACCGACCGCACGGCCGAGGAGCCGTCCGCGGGCGCGCCGTCGGACGTCCTGGGTGGCGCCGCCGGCTCGCAGCAGGCCACCTGA
- the gltB gene encoding glutamate synthase large subunit produces the protein MRSANEPGQARPYALVPDARPTAQGLYDPRNERDACGVGFVATLTGIADHTIVDQALTVLRNLEHRGATGSEPDSGDGAGILTQIPDAFLRANTPFELPAAGSYAVGIAFLPDEDAADAAAVAAVEAVAAEEGLTVLGWRDVPVTPDLLGATARSVMPRFRQLFLAKDGLSGIELDRTAFVVRKRAEREAGVYFPSLSARTIVYKGMLTTGQLEPFFPDLSDRLYASAIGLVHSRFSTNTFPSWPLAHPYRFVAHNGEINTVKGNRNWMTARESQLATDLIPGDLNRIFPICTPDHSDSASFDEVLELLHLGGRSLPHSVLMMIPEAWENHATMDPARRAFYQYHSNLMEPWDGPACVTFTDGTQIGAVLDRNGLRPARYWITEAGLVVLSSEVGVLDIEQEHVVKKGRLQPGKMFLIDTVEHRIVEDEEIKSALAAEHPYEEWVAGGQIQLAKLPEREHIHHTHASVTRRQQTFGYTEEELRVILAPMAKTGGEALGSMGTDSPIAALSEKPRLLFDYFVQLFAQVTNPPLDAIREELVTSLLSNLGPEGNLLDASPSHCRSVGITFPVIDNDELAKLIHINADGDQQGLKAVTLSGLYKVATGGAGLAARLAEIAAETDAAIADGARIIVLSDRHSDAEHAPIPSLLLTSAVHHHLIRTKQRTRVSLIVEAGDVREVHHVALLVGYGAGAVNPYLAMESVEDLVAQAVFVQGIEPEKAIKNLIKALGKGVLKVMSKMGISTVASYRGAQVFEAIGLSQELVDGYFAGTTTKLGGIGLDQIAKEVAARHAKAYPASGIPAAHRALEIGGEYQWRREGEPHLFDPETVFRLQHSTRSKRYDIFKQYTDRVNQQSERLMTLRGLFKLDGRDRAPISIDEVEPVSEIVKRFSTGAMSYGSISMEAHETLAIAMNQLGGKSNTGEGGEDPERLYDPARRSAIKQVASGRFGVTSEYLVNADDIQIKMAQGAKPGEGGQLPGHKVYPWVAKTRHSTPGVGLISPPPHHDIYSIEDLAQLIHDLKNANPAARIHVKLVSEVGVGTVAAGVSKAHADVVLVSGHDGGTGASPLTSLKHAGGPWELGLAETQQTLLLNGLRDRIVVQTDGQLKTGRDVVIAALLGAEEFGFATAPLVVSGCIMMRVCHLDTCPVGVATQNPVLRERFSGKPEFVVNFFEFIAEEVREILAELGFRSIEEAVGHAEHIDAEAAIDHWKASGLDLAPLFHVPELPEGAARHNTTGQDHALDKALDNQLIELAEDALERGDAVRIQLPVRNVNRTVGTMLGHHVTKRYRGEGLPEGTIDVTLTGSAGQSFGAFVPKGITLRLEGDANDYVGKGLSGGVVIVRPARDAAAIGNDAQNHVIAGNTIGYGATSGRIHLRGKAGERFAVRNSGATLVVEGVGDHGLEYMTGGRVVILGETGRNLAAGMSGGVAYVLDLRPANVNSGMVGIEAPSAEDREWLRETVQQHYEETGSTVAAELLADWGSGVSRFSTIMPTDYKAVLAAKDAAERDGLSEAETTRKMMEAAHG, from the coding sequence ATGCGCTCCGCAAACGAGCCCGGCCAGGCACGGCCCTACGCGCTCGTTCCGGATGCGCGACCCACCGCTCAGGGCCTGTACGACCCGCGAAACGAGCGCGACGCCTGCGGCGTCGGCTTCGTCGCCACGCTGACCGGCATCGCCGACCACACCATCGTCGACCAGGCGCTGACCGTCCTGCGCAACCTGGAGCACCGCGGGGCCACCGGCTCCGAGCCGGACTCCGGTGACGGCGCGGGCATCCTGACCCAGATCCCGGACGCGTTCCTGCGCGCCAACACCCCCTTCGAGCTGCCCGCCGCGGGCTCGTACGCGGTCGGCATCGCGTTCCTCCCGGACGAGGACGCCGCCGACGCCGCCGCGGTCGCCGCCGTCGAGGCCGTCGCCGCCGAGGAGGGCCTGACCGTCCTCGGCTGGCGCGACGTCCCGGTCACCCCCGACCTGCTGGGCGCCACCGCCCGCTCGGTGATGCCCCGCTTCCGCCAGCTCTTCCTGGCGAAGGACGGGCTGAGCGGCATCGAGCTGGACCGGACCGCCTTCGTGGTGCGCAAGCGCGCCGAGCGCGAGGCCGGCGTGTACTTCCCGTCGCTCTCCGCCCGCACCATCGTCTACAAGGGCATGCTGACCACCGGCCAGCTGGAGCCGTTCTTCCCCGACCTGTCGGACCGGCTCTACGCCTCCGCCATCGGCCTGGTGCACTCGCGGTTCTCCACCAACACCTTCCCGAGCTGGCCGCTCGCCCACCCGTACCGCTTCGTCGCGCACAACGGCGAGATCAACACGGTCAAGGGCAACCGGAACTGGATGACCGCCCGCGAGTCCCAGCTCGCCACCGACCTCATCCCGGGCGACCTGAACCGGATCTTCCCGATCTGCACCCCGGACCACTCCGACTCCGCCTCCTTCGACGAGGTCCTGGAGCTGCTCCACCTCGGCGGCCGTTCGCTGCCGCACTCGGTGCTGATGATGATCCCGGAGGCGTGGGAGAACCACGCCACCATGGACCCGGCCCGCCGCGCCTTCTACCAGTACCACTCCAACCTGATGGAGCCCTGGGACGGCCCGGCCTGCGTCACGTTCACCGACGGCACCCAGATCGGCGCGGTCCTCGACCGCAACGGCCTGCGCCCCGCCCGCTACTGGATCACCGAGGCCGGCCTGGTCGTCCTCTCCTCCGAGGTCGGCGTGCTCGACATCGAGCAGGAGCACGTGGTCAAGAAGGGCCGCCTGCAGCCCGGCAAGATGTTCCTCATCGACACCGTGGAGCACCGGATCGTCGAGGACGAGGAGATCAAGTCCGCCCTCGCCGCCGAGCACCCCTACGAGGAGTGGGTGGCCGGCGGGCAGATCCAGCTGGCCAAGCTCCCCGAGCGCGAGCACATCCACCACACCCACGCCTCGGTGACCCGCCGTCAGCAGACCTTCGGCTACACCGAGGAGGAGCTGCGGGTCATCCTCGCGCCGATGGCCAAGACCGGTGGCGAGGCGCTCGGCTCGATGGGCACCGACTCGCCGATCGCCGCGCTCTCCGAGAAGCCCCGCCTGCTGTTCGACTACTTCGTGCAGCTGTTCGCGCAGGTCACCAACCCGCCGCTGGACGCCATCCGCGAGGAGCTCGTCACCTCGCTGCTGTCCAACCTCGGCCCCGAGGGCAACCTGCTCGACGCCAGCCCGTCGCACTGCCGCTCGGTCGGCATCACCTTCCCGGTGATCGACAACGACGAGCTGGCCAAGCTGATCCACATCAACGCGGACGGCGACCAGCAGGGCCTGAAGGCCGTCACCCTGTCCGGCCTCTACAAGGTCGCCACCGGTGGCGCGGGCCTCGCCGCCCGCCTGGCCGAGATCGCCGCCGAGACGGACGCCGCCATCGCCGACGGCGCCCGGATCATCGTGCTCTCCGACCGCCACTCGGACGCCGAGCACGCCCCGATCCCGTCGCTGCTGCTCACCTCGGCCGTCCACCACCACCTGATCCGCACCAAGCAGCGCACCCGGGTGTCGCTGATCGTCGAGGCCGGCGACGTCCGCGAGGTGCACCACGTCGCGCTGCTCGTCGGCTACGGCGCGGGCGCGGTCAACCCGTACCTGGCGATGGAGTCGGTCGAGGACCTGGTCGCCCAGGCCGTCTTCGTCCAGGGCATCGAGCCCGAGAAGGCCATCAAGAACCTGATCAAGGCGCTCGGCAAGGGCGTGCTCAAGGTCATGTCCAAGATGGGCATCTCCACCGTGGCCTCGTACCGCGGCGCCCAGGTCTTCGAGGCGATCGGCCTCTCCCAGGAGCTGGTCGACGGCTACTTCGCCGGCACCACCACCAAGCTCGGCGGCATCGGCCTGGACCAGATCGCCAAGGAGGTGGCCGCCCGCCACGCCAAGGCGTACCCGGCCTCCGGCATCCCGGCCGCGCACCGCGCGCTGGAGATCGGCGGCGAGTACCAGTGGCGCCGCGAGGGCGAGCCGCACCTGTTCGACCCGGAGACGGTCTTCCGCCTGCAGCACTCCACCCGCAGCAAGCGGTACGACATCTTCAAGCAGTACACGGACCGGGTGAACCAGCAGTCCGAGCGGCTGATGACGCTGCGCGGCCTGTTCAAGCTGGACGGCCGCGACCGCGCCCCGATCTCCATCGACGAGGTCGAGCCGGTCTCCGAGATCGTCAAGCGGTTCTCCACCGGCGCCATGTCCTACGGCTCCATCTCGATGGAGGCGCACGAGACCCTCGCCATCGCCATGAACCAGCTGGGCGGCAAGTCCAACACCGGTGAGGGCGGCGAGGACCCGGAGCGCCTGTACGACCCGGCGCGCCGCTCCGCGATCAAGCAGGTCGCCTCCGGCCGTTTCGGTGTCACCAGCGAGTACCTGGTCAACGCGGACGACATCCAGATCAAGATGGCCCAGGGCGCCAAGCCCGGCGAGGGCGGCCAGCTGCCCGGCCACAAGGTGTACCCGTGGGTCGCCAAGACCCGGCACTCCACCCCGGGTGTCGGCCTGATCTCCCCGCCGCCGCACCACGACATCTACTCCATCGAGGATCTGGCCCAGCTGATCCACGACCTCAAGAACGCCAACCCGGCCGCGCGTATCCACGTGAAGCTGGTGTCGGAGGTCGGTGTCGGCACGGTCGCCGCGGGCGTCTCCAAGGCGCACGCGGACGTGGTCCTGGTCTCCGGCCACGACGGCGGCACCGGCGCCTCGCCGCTCACCTCGCTCAAGCACGCGGGCGGCCCCTGGGAGCTCGGCCTCGCCGAGACCCAGCAGACCCTGCTGCTCAACGGCCTGCGCGACCGCATCGTGGTGCAGACCGACGGCCAGCTGAAGACCGGCCGCGACGTGGTCATCGCCGCGCTGCTCGGCGCCGAGGAGTTCGGCTTCGCCACCGCCCCGCTGGTGGTCTCCGGCTGCATCATGATGCGCGTCTGCCACCTGGACACCTGCCCGGTCGGCGTCGCCACCCAGAACCCGGTGCTGCGCGAGCGCTTCTCCGGCAAGCCGGAGTTCGTGGTGAACTTCTTCGAGTTCATCGCCGAGGAGGTCCGCGAGATCCTCGCCGAGCTGGGCTTCCGCTCCATCGAGGAGGCCGTCGGCCACGCCGAGCACATCGACGCCGAGGCCGCGATCGACCACTGGAAGGCGTCCGGGCTCGACCTGGCCCCGCTCTTCCACGTGCCCGAACTGCCCGAGGGCGCCGCCCGGCACAACACCACCGGCCAGGACCACGCGCTGGACAAGGCGCTCGACAACCAGCTCATCGAGCTGGCCGAGGACGCCCTGGAGCGCGGTGACGCGGTCCGGATCCAGCTGCCGGTCCGCAACGTCAACCGCACGGTCGGCACCATGCTCGGCCACCACGTGACCAAGCGGTACCGCGGCGAGGGCCTGCCCGAGGGGACGATCGACGTCACCCTCACCGGCTCGGCCGGCCAGTCGTTCGGCGCCTTCGTGCCGAAGGGGATCACCCTGCGCCTGGAGGGCGACGCCAACGACTACGTCGGCAAGGGCCTGTCCGGCGGTGTGGTGATCGTCCGCCCGGCGCGCGACGCCGCCGCCATCGGCAACGACGCCCAGAACCACGTCATCGCCGGCAACACCATCGGCTACGGCGCCACCTCGGGCCGGATCCACCTGCGCGGCAAGGCCGGCGAGCGGTTCGCCGTCCGCAACTCCGGTGCCACCCTGGTCGTCGAGGGCGTGGGCGACCACGGCCTGGAGTACATGACCGGCGGACGGGTCGTCATCCTCGGCGAGACCGGCCGCAACCTGGCCGCGGGCATGTCCGGCGGTGTCGCGTACGTCCTGGACCTGCGTCCGGCGAACGTGAACTCCGGCATGGTGGGCATCGAGGCCCCCTCCGCCGAGGACCGCGAGTGGCTGCGCGAGACCGTGCAGCAGCACTACGAGGAGACCGGCTCCACCGTGGCCGCCGAGCTCCTGGCCGACTGGGGCAGCGGCGTCTCCCGCTTCTCCACGATCATGCCGACCGACTACAAGGCAGTGCTCGCCGCCAAGGACGCCGCTGAGCGCGATGGCCTCTCCGAGGCCGAGACCACTCGCAAGATGATGGAGGCGGCACATGGCTGA